One genomic region from Lynx canadensis isolate LIC74 chromosome E1, mLynCan4.pri.v2, whole genome shotgun sequence encodes:
- the KRT222 gene encoding keratin-like protein KRT222 isoform X1 has protein sequence MELSQLLNEIRANYEKLLTRNQIETVLSTRIQLEEDMSKKMDKDEEALKAAQAELKEARRQWHHLQVEIESLQAVERGLENSLHASEQHYQMQLQDLEAVIEGLEKELQEVRRGIEKQLQEHEMLLNTKMRLEQEIATYRRLLEKEEIRYYGCIQGEKKEQKPTTSRVGFVLPSAIINEISFSTKLPQKYENEKVETVTKQALLNGNVVKESTEARGTIQTEKVDEVIKEWEGSFFKDNPRLRKKSVSLRFDLHLAATDEGCLQTKQDNLPDIEVRLIMRRSCSIPSIKPPSGAN, from the exons ATGGAGCTGTCCCAGCTACTCAATGAGATCAGGGCAAACTATGAAAAGCTCCTCACGAGAAATCAGATAGAGACCGTGCTCTCAACAAGGATCCAG CTAGAAGAAGATATGAgcaaaaaaatggacaaagacgAAGAGGCTCTAAAAGCAGCTCAAGCAGAACTCAAGGAAGCTCGACGCCAGTGGCACCACCTGCAAGTGGAAATTGAATCTCTCCAGGCGGTG GAAAGGGGCCTTGAAAACTCCCTACATGCCAGCGAGCAGCATTACCAGATGCAGTTGCAAGACCTAGAAGCTGTGATCGAAGGACTAGAAAAAGAGCTACAGGAAGTAAGGCGCGGCATCGAAAAGCAGCTTCAAGAGCACGAGATGCTTCTCAACACAAAGATGAGGCTAGAACAAGAAATCGCCACTTATCGCCGCCtcctagaaaaggaagaaatcag ATATTATGGTTGTATCCAaggtgagaaaaaagaacaaaaacctaCGACAAGTagagttggttttgttttaccTTCAG ccattataaatgaaatatcttTCTCAACCAAACTCCCACAAAAGTATGAAAACgaaaaagtggaaacagtgaCCAAACAAGCATTACTGAATGGAAATGTTGTGAAGGAAAGCACAGAGGCTCGTGGCACAATTca gaCAGAGAAAGTGGATGAAGTTATTAAGGAATGGGAAGGCTCCTTCTTTAAAGACAACCCTCGATTAAGGAAAAAATCTGTTTCTCTTCGTTTTGACCTTCATTTAGCAGCCACTGATGAAGGGTGTTTACAGACTAAGCAGGATAATCTACCAGATATAGAAGTCAGGCTTATCATGAGAAGATCATGTAGTATCCCCTCTATCAAACCTCCATCCGGAGCTAATTAA
- the KRT222 gene encoding keratin-like protein KRT222 isoform X2, whose amino-acid sequence MSKKMDKDEEALKAAQAELKEARRQWHHLQVEIESLQAVERGLENSLHASEQHYQMQLQDLEAVIEGLEKELQEVRRGIEKQLQEHEMLLNTKMRLEQEIATYRRLLEKEEIRYYGCIQGEKKEQKPTTSRVGFVLPSAIINEISFSTKLPQKYENEKVETVTKQALLNGNVVKESTEARGTIQTEKVDEVIKEWEGSFFKDNPRLRKKSVSLRFDLHLAATDEGCLQTKQDNLPDIEVRLIMRRSCSIPSIKPPSGAN is encoded by the exons ATGAgcaaaaaaatggacaaagacgAAGAGGCTCTAAAAGCAGCTCAAGCAGAACTCAAGGAAGCTCGACGCCAGTGGCACCACCTGCAAGTGGAAATTGAATCTCTCCAGGCGGTG GAAAGGGGCCTTGAAAACTCCCTACATGCCAGCGAGCAGCATTACCAGATGCAGTTGCAAGACCTAGAAGCTGTGATCGAAGGACTAGAAAAAGAGCTACAGGAAGTAAGGCGCGGCATCGAAAAGCAGCTTCAAGAGCACGAGATGCTTCTCAACACAAAGATGAGGCTAGAACAAGAAATCGCCACTTATCGCCGCCtcctagaaaaggaagaaatcag ATATTATGGTTGTATCCAaggtgagaaaaaagaacaaaaacctaCGACAAGTagagttggttttgttttaccTTCAG ccattataaatgaaatatcttTCTCAACCAAACTCCCACAAAAGTATGAAAACgaaaaagtggaaacagtgaCCAAACAAGCATTACTGAATGGAAATGTTGTGAAGGAAAGCACAGAGGCTCGTGGCACAATTca gaCAGAGAAAGTGGATGAAGTTATTAAGGAATGGGAAGGCTCCTTCTTTAAAGACAACCCTCGATTAAGGAAAAAATCTGTTTCTCTTCGTTTTGACCTTCATTTAGCAGCCACTGATGAAGGGTGTTTACAGACTAAGCAGGATAATCTACCAGATATAGAAGTCAGGCTTATCATGAGAAGATCATGTAGTATCCCCTCTATCAAACCTCCATCCGGAGCTAATTAA